From Mauremys reevesii isolate NIE-2019 linkage group 10, ASM1616193v1, whole genome shotgun sequence, the proteins below share one genomic window:
- the LOC120373567 gene encoding uncharacterized protein LOC120373567 isoform X1, with protein sequence MYFLVILAFLGRITGETFFHLHENGNFTLTCNGTLANGKKETVWYEAEESLQQFQVINCSNQLPKVINGSNKRSDKTKCTNRLSTSASKAGGVFACEQFTNTGTSQTCPLFTNVTLCRHYNFFIVVMINLTADKETFETIPAKSHNNHLVVEESNITLSCDFQMKQGGQSFVIYWIKYTETSKCLFSAAREPYSFSYNTHCCIDEMIEGRLLNYTSLDSDEKHVVHNITILNVTDSDSGTYLCVVNTWSGGKHVWKIANNLSIEAAKIQTNTATPLILSIEVRNRAIPSSASVPLYVTTGLIVGIIIISGIVWLIYKKKIKSKGKPSAQLPRAQAALEISGDECSPYAVSSSKDFQRNEVLYSLATSPYEDPNSAYCTVDNTAASGKGPGDEIHTVYGVVPQ encoded by the exons GTGAGACTTTCTTTCATCTTCATGAAAATGGAAATTTCACACTTACGTGCAATGGAACACTGGCtaatgggaagaaggaaacaGTTTGGTATGAAGCTGAAGAATCTCTGCAACAATTCCAAGTAATCAACTGCAGTAATCAACTGCCCAAAGTAATCAATGGATCAAACAAACGCTCTGATAAAACAAAGTGTACAAACCGATTATCAACTTCTGCTTCCAAAGCTGGTGGGGTATTTGCATGTGAGCAATTTACAAATACTGGAACATCACAGACTTGCCCACTTTTTACCAATGTGACTCTCTGCAGACATTATAACTTTTTTATTGTGGTGATGATAAACCTGACTGCAG ATAAGGAGACATTTGAGACCATTCCGGCAAAATCACACAATAATCATTTAGTAGTAGAAGAAAGTAACATCACTCTCTCGTGTGACTTTCAAATGAAGCAAGGAGGACAATCATTTGTTATATATTGGATCAAATATACAGAAACAAGCAAATGCCTGTTTTCTGCTGCAAGAGAGCCATATAGTTTCTCGTATAATACACATTGCTGTATTGATGAGATGATCGAAGGACGACTATTGAACTATACAAGCTTAGATTCAGATGAGAAACATGTAGTCCACAATATAACTATCTTGAATGTTACTGACTCTGATAGTGGAACTTATTTATGTGTTGTAAATACCTGGTCAGGAGGAAAACATGTGTGGAAGATTGCAAATAACCTttctatagaagcagcaaagatccagactaacacggctacccctctgatactttctatAGAAGTGAGGAATCGAGCCATTCCAT CCAGTGCTTCCGTGCCATTGTATGTCACCACTGGATTGATCGTAGGGATTATTATCATCAGTGGGATAGTATGGCTGATctataaaaagaaaatcaaatcaaAAG GAAAGCCATCTGCACAACTTCCCAG AGCTCAGGCTGCTCTTGAAATTTCTGGAGATGAAT GTTCCCCATACGCAGTGAGCAGCAGTAAAGACTTTCAAAGAAATGAAGTGTTGTATTCACTTGCAACGAGCCCATATGAGGATCCAAATTCAGCCTATTGTACAGTGGATAATACTGCAGCATCTGGCAAGGGGCCAGGAGATGAAATACATACAGTCTATGGAGTGGTGCCACAATAG
- the LOC120373567 gene encoding uncharacterized protein LOC120373567 isoform X2 gives MYFLVILAFLGRITGETFFHLHENGNFTLTCNGTLANGKKETVWYEAEESLQQFQVINCSNQLPKVINGSNKRSDKTKCTNRLSTSASKAGGVFACEQFTNTGTSQTCPLFTNVTLCRHYNFFIVVMINLTADKETFETIPAKSPASASVPLYVTTGLIVGIIIISGIVWLIYKKKIKSKGKPSAQLPRAQAALEISGDECSPYAVSSSKDFQRNEVLYSLATSPYEDPNSAYCTVDNTAASGKGPGDEIHTVYGVVPQ, from the exons GTGAGACTTTCTTTCATCTTCATGAAAATGGAAATTTCACACTTACGTGCAATGGAACACTGGCtaatgggaagaaggaaacaGTTTGGTATGAAGCTGAAGAATCTCTGCAACAATTCCAAGTAATCAACTGCAGTAATCAACTGCCCAAAGTAATCAATGGATCAAACAAACGCTCTGATAAAACAAAGTGTACAAACCGATTATCAACTTCTGCTTCCAAAGCTGGTGGGGTATTTGCATGTGAGCAATTTACAAATACTGGAACATCACAGACTTGCCCACTTTTTACCAATGTGACTCTCTGCAGACATTATAACTTTTTTATTGTGGTGATGATAAACCTGACTGCAG ATAAGGAGACATTTGAGACCATTCCGGCAAAATCAC CTGCCTC TGCTTCCGTGCCATTGTATGTCACCACTGGATTGATCGTAGGGATTATTATCATCAGTGGGATAGTATGGCTGATctataaaaagaaaatcaaatcaaAAG GAAAGCCATCTGCACAACTTCCCAG AGCTCAGGCTGCTCTTGAAATTTCTGGAGATGAAT GTTCCCCATACGCAGTGAGCAGCAGTAAAGACTTTCAAAGAAATGAAGTGTTGTATTCACTTGCAACGAGCCCATATGAGGATCCAAATTCAGCCTATTGTACAGTGGATAATACTGCAGCATCTGGCAAGGGGCCAGGAGATGAAATACATACAGTCTATGGAGTGGTGCCACAATAG